In Nocardia terpenica, the genomic window CGATGTACTTCTCCGACGGCAAGGTCAAGGTCGAACTGGCGCTGGCCAAGGGCAAGCAGGACTACGACAAACGCCAGGATCTGGCCCGCCGCACCGCGGAGCGGGAGGTGACGCGCGAGCTCGGCCGGCGGGTGAAGGGCATGCGGTGACGGCGATCGTCCTGGCGCTGATCGCGGCCCTCGGCTACGGGGTGAGCGATTTCGTCGGCGGTGTCGCCTCGCGCCGGGTCGCGGCCCTGCGCATCGTCATCGTCTCCTATCCGCTGTCCGTCCTGCTCATTCTGCTGCTCGTGCCCCTGGTCCGCGGGCATCCCGACCCGGCCGCGCTGGGCTGGGGCGCCGCCGCGGGCGTGGCCAGCGGCCTGGCGGTGTGGTGGTTCTACGCGGCGCTGGCGACCGGTCCGATGGCGGTGGTGTCACCGCTGACCGCGGTGCTGGTGGCCGGAATCCCGGTCATCATCGGGCTGGTCACCGGCGAGCGCGCCAACCCGGCGGCCTACGTCGGCATCGTGTGCGCGCTGATCGCGGTCGTGCTGGTCAGCAAGGAATCGCCGGACGACGTGACCGAGGAGATCACCGGCGGCCGCGAACTGCGCTTCGACCGGCGGGTGGCGCTGCTCACGGTCGGCTCCGGCATCGCGTTCGGGTTCGCGTTCGTCTTCCTGCACTCCTCGGCCGGTTCGGGCGGGCTGTGGCCGCTGGTGTCGTCGCGTCTGGCCGCGACCGTCGTGGTGTGGGTGGCGGCGCTGGCGACCGGGCATTTCCGTGCCCCGACCGGCAAGCCACTGCGCCTGGCCGTGTACGTGAGCGTGCTGGACGTGATCGCCAACGTGGCCATGCTCTACGCCTTCCACGGCTCGATGCTGTCGCTGGTGAGCGTGATCGGCTCGCTGTACCCGGCGGCCACCGTGCTACTGGCCATGGTGCTGCTCGGCGAGCGCGTCGGCCCGCTGCAGCAGATCGGCATGGTCCTGGCCCTCGGCTCGGTCGCCCTCATCGCGACCGCCTGAAAGCCGGTGCGCCCGAACACTTGTCGGCGGCACCCCGCCGCGCCGGTGCCGGACCCGGTGAAATAATCGAGTGACGGATGATGTTAAGATGAATAGCCCGGTCACAAGCCGGGGTCATCTGAATCGGTGACGAGACGGGGCTGAACGGTTTCGACTGCGTACGTCGATTCAGGGGAAGCGTGTCGGTGCAGGCAGGAGACCACCGTGAGCGTCGCTGCAACCTAATAAGCGCCGATTCTCATCAGCGCGACTACGCTCTCGCTGCCTAAGCAGTAGAGCGTGTCTGTCAGCCCGGGTTCGCCCTCGACCCGGTCCCTGGCATCAGCTAGAGGGCTCTACCGTCCGCCTCGGTCGCGGAGTCGGACGGGACACCAAACAGCGACTGGGATCGTCATCTCGGCTTGTTCGCGTGACCGAGAGATCCGAGCAGAGACACAGCGAACTGCACACGGAGAAGCCCTGAAGAAGCGGCGGAGGACCCGGGTTCGATTCCCGGCAGCTCCACCAAGGCGGTCTTACTCGAACCGGGGTCCGAAAGGACCTCGGAGACGGTAGGACCGCCTTTCTCGTTCTACAGCCCTCATGGCACTACTCCTTGTCATAGTCCTTACGGAGACCCCCTGCTCACCCAAGGCGGCCGACGAATAGGCGTCGCCCGCGTAGGAGGCACAATATCCTGTATCCGCGGTAGAACCGCCGTGTCCTCATCATCGCTCCACCATCGAACAGCTCTGGCTTCGGCCGGCGGAGAATCCATCCCCGCTACAGCGTCACCGATGTTCTGTTCGTGATCCTGATCGGCGTAGGGTAGTTCGTCCGTGGTCGCCTCAGTGTCCATCCAACCCTCCGGCGCAGAGGCCGGCTGTCGCATCATCCAAGCAGCGTCATCATCCAAGTCGTCCTGGTATGCCTCCGACTCGTCACCGTGACACTGGCCAGGAGTGAATTCATGCCTGCCGTGTTGGTAGATTCCCTTCCACCACATACCACCCCGGAAGCTCAGCATTGCGATGAAGAACACCGAGGCGGGCCAGAGGATGAGAACCAGGGACGAGGGCATGCTGGCCTAGAAATCACCTTCGCTCAGCAGCAAGAGATACGTCGCCGCCAAATGGACCAAACATTCGTCCGGGTGATGGAAACGGTGGATATGCCGCAGTTCCCGTGCTCGCTCGATGGTCAGGTCCATCAAGTACACCTGACACATGAACTCCGCCAGCTTGCCGTCGGCATGGACATAGTTCTTGTAGGGCAAGGGATCTGACTGGGACACAATCACTCCCACAGCTCGCCACACGGCAGGGGTGGCAGATCCACGGCCACATTGTCGTCGATGGTCACCGTGAGCCCCAGTGCCGTGTAATCACGGCGAGCCAGTTCCTCCGCGACATTCTTGGCTTGTTCGGCCGATGCCTGGTAGTCGAGCCTAAGTTCACCGCTCTCGATGTGAATGTGGCGTGGTTGCATTTCCCTTGCCTCCCTTGGCATTTGGCCACTTTCGGCGGGTCAACGTGGCATTACAGCGGCTGAATTCGTGTTGTCGCTGGGCTTGACGGCCGTGGCTGGTGGGTGGGGTACATCTGGTGGGTGCGGTATCCGCAAGGCGGTGGGCTGACCGCCGAGCGACGGATGTTGCGGGAGCGGTTGCGGCTGGAAGCCGCGGACGCTTTCGCCCGGGGCGAGGACAATGCGGTGATCGCCCACCGGCTGCGAGTCAGCGTGCGGTCGGTGCAACGGTGGCGCCAGGCGTGGGGATCGGCGGGGCGGGAAGCGTTGCGGTCCAAGGGCCCCGCGTCGCTGCCGTTGCTGTCCGACGAACAGTTCCAGGTACTCGAACACGAGCTGGCCAAGGGCCCGGCCGAGCACGGCTGGCCGGACCAGAAATGGACTCTGGCCAGGATCAAGACCGTGATCGGGCGCCGGTTCCACATCTCCTACACGATCAAGGGGGTGTCGTTGTTGTTGCACCGGCACGGGTGGAGCCGTCAGCAACCTGCCCGCCGGGCGGTCGAACGCGACGACGCGGCGGTCGCGACGTGGGTGAAGGACGTGTGGCCGCACGTAAAACCGCCGCGGCGGCGCTCGGAGCCTGGGTCGTGTTCGAAGACGAAGCCGGGTTCACGATGACGCCGCCGACCGCACGGACCTGGGCGCCACGCGGGCACACCCCGATCGTGCGGGTCCGGGGCCGAACCACCCGCCGGATATCGATCGCCGCGCTGACCTGCTACAAGCCCGGCCATCGGTCCCGGCTGATCTGGCGACCGTATCGGCACGACCGAAATAGTTCGGGCAGGAAGAGCTTCGCCTGGACCGACTACCGGGACCTGCTCATCGCCGCCCACCGGCAACTCGGCGGGCCGATCGTGGTCTGCTGGGACAACCTCAACACCCACCTCACCGCCGGCATGCGCCGATTCGTCACCGGCCACGACTGGCTCACTGTCTACCAACTGCCCGCCTACGCGCCCGATCTGAATCCGACCGAAGGCATCTGGTCACTACTGCGGCGAGGCCGGCTGGCCAACCGCATCATCACCGACCCCGACCACCTCATGCGCATCGTGCGCAGCGACCTGCACCGCATCGGCTACCACCCCAACCTGATCGACGGCTGCCTCACCGCAACCGGACTCACACCCACCCCGAAACGATCATGACGACAACACGAAATCAGCCTCTGTAGACAGGGAGATCAACGTAAGAGCCGATACCAAAATCTCTTCCCTGATGACCTTCGGCTCGACATCTATGTGGGTGGCACTACTTTTGAAGCCGAGCTATTTTCGCAAGTGCACAATGAGTCACTCCTGCGCGATGCATATGTGAGGATGCACCCTTTGTCTGGGGGCAAGTGGGACGAGCTTTTCGCTGGACTGGGAGCCGATTCAGGAGTTCGTGCTGCTACTTTCGCGAAGGCAATCAAGAAGAAGGAAGGCGACATCGACCTCGGGAAAGGCGATTTTGCGCAGATAGTCTGCGAAGCGCTTGCAGAGCAGAGTGATGGCAGCGCACCAGCCGTGTCACTGCCGTCGTACCTTGAGGAGGCCATCGACTCACTCTTCTCCGATGTGACTTCGTTGCCGTCCCCGCCAGACAGCGGAGGCGATCGAGAGGCCGGGGTGGGTAGTGGAAACTGAACTCAGTCAAGCTCAGCAAGCGGCACTGCGGCCGGAGATTCGTTTGATCGAGGCTTGCCCCGGGGCCGGGAAGACTCGAGCAATCGTTGCCAGATATCAGTCCGTTGCTGAACAGAGTCTACGCGGCGTCGCGCTGGTGTCCTTCACAAATGCGGCTATCAGCGAAGCGAATACTCGGTGCGGGAACCGTCCGCATTTGGCGCAAGCACCGAACTTCATCGGTACGTTGGATGAGTTTATCCGGCGCTACTTGGTGACTCCGGTAGTTATGCGAGAACTGGGGAGAAGCCCGCGCTATGTCGATTCCTGGGATGAGCTTCCGGATGATCTGAAATTCGTTCGACACAAGGACGTGGGTGGCGCTGGCCTTTCGTTGGGAAGCTTTCACGTCAATTCCACTGGAGTGCTTGCATACCCGGAAAGTGCTCCGTTGGTGGATAAGCGATATGTGAGCGAGCTGGCGAAGAAAGGGCTGTCGCCCAGCAGTTTAGTCCAGTTTGCTAGTAGGAGAATTGTCGAATATGTGACCAGCGGGATCTATGATCCGGATCAATCGCGTATCAAAGCGCGCTCTGTGCTTCGCGATGACCGTCACGCCTGGCTTCGTTCTCGACTAGCATCGAGGTTCGAGGAAATAATTGTTGACGAGTTTCAGGACTGTTCAATAGTAGACCATCAAATCATTGGTTCCCTAGAGTCCCTCGGTATACGAGTAGTTGTTGTATCTGATCCCGACCAGGCAATCTATGAGTTCCGTCATGCCTCTCCGTCTTCCTACGTGGAGTACAGGTCCCGACTGTTGGCAGATCAGACAGTAACGCTGAGCGAGAATTACAGGTCATCTCCGGCTATTTGCGGCCTGGTCTCAAGCCTGCGATCGATAAGTAGGGACCCTATAATCTCCATGCGCAGCTCATCTCCAGACAATCGACATGCAGAGTCGGTCTATGTTGTCGCCGGGGACCACGAGTTCGCGCGCCGTAATTTCGAACGGCTAGCAGGTGAACTGGCCATAGAGGAAACAGAAAGACTTGTTCTAGCTGCGACTCGCAAAGGGGCAAGAGAGCTTTCTGGACAGTTCAGCATGGAGAACTATGCGACCAAGTGTTCATCCAGATTAGTTAGAAACATCGCGATCCTTCGCAGTGGAAAGAGTGCGAGCATGCGAAGTGATGCGATTGCGAGCACTGAACAGATCGTCCTCGATTCACTGAGGTTTCCGGGTAACACCAAAGCCGCTACCAGGAAAGAGAGAATCGAGTTAGCTGGCCTGGAGCCGGGTCAACTTCGAATGATTGTCGCCGCGCTGGTCTCGGCTTCCCGCGACTGGGATAACTCTGAGGCGGCGGTCGCTTCGGTCAGGGAGGTTATTGGCTCTGAACTTTCTAATGCGACGATTCCAGTTAAGCAACTTTCTACTCGGTTTAGGGCGTTAGAGACTTCTGACTGGAGTTTCTGGAAGAAAGCCCTCACCTGTGCGGAGAATGTTACGAGCCTTCCTGCCTCTCATATTCATGCAGTGAAGGGCGGCGAGTACGACGCGGTGCTTCTTGAGATCGAGGATTCTCCAAAAGGGAATCGTGAACACATCCTCGACCTGTGGCGTTCGCCCGATACGAGCGAAGCGAAGCGTGTGCTGTACGTGGGCGCAAGTAGGGCCCGTCGGCTTTTAGTCCTCGCAACGCCGCTGCGGCATCTTGAGACTCTGCGAGCGATCCTTGAGGGTGCCCAGCTCCCCGTTGAGTACATCGAAGTCGATACGTATGCCCTAATCAACTAGCGGATCTCCTATGCTGGCCACCCCTCGGCCGAACCACCACTCCGGCCTCCCGCAGCACCTTCGCCACGGTTCGCTTGGCCATGTGGTGCTCCATCTTCAGCTGAGCCATCGACGCGCCGGCTTCGTACTTGGCGACGATCGTCGCTGCCTCGTCGGAGGCCAGTTGCTTCTTCGGCCCGCCCGACGATCTCGGCGCTGGCGACGGCTTCGACTGGCGCGGTCCGCTTGCTTGGAGGCGTCTCCGCAGCTCAGCGAAGTCATCGAGCAGATCGGTCCGGTTCGAGTAAATTCCCGCCATGTCCACCAAGCCCTTGGCCTGAAATCCCAGGTCAGGGTCCTTTTTTTCTTGCCCAGATTCGACCCCCTCGGGGGTTGGTGAGCACATTTTGAGCACACTTCTACGCAGACAGGCCCAGAGCAGCACCCATCGCGGGCCCGATCTTGTCGAGGTCATCCCCGTACAGGTCGCCAGAGACGAGAGTAGGGGCCGCTCCGTGAGCGGCCCTACTTCTTTCCACGGTTGCTATAGACGGAGGTACAGCCTCGTCGCCCGCTCCAAACGGCCCATCTCCTCCTGAGATAGATACCCGACCAGATCATGCACGTATTTGGTGTCCAGCGAACGGATTTGATCCACTAGTAGCCGTGTGGTCTTCCCCATCAACTCGATCTCGGGACGAAACCGCGAAGGCTGAGCGTTCGTGGACGTGGGAACCACGGTTACCATGGACCAATCGATTTCGGACAACACGATGCCGTAGCGTCGGCCGCGCTGTTCGCGCCCCCGATCATTGTTGCCAAGATCGATTTGATGAATCGCTGCACGGATCACCAGGCATCGCTTTCGTCGTTCAAATCCTCACCACTGGCATCGATGCGTTCCGCATCCTCCTGCGCAGCTAGCACCCATTCGCGACGTTCCAACTCGTGCAAGGCACGACGGATCACATCGGCCTTGGTTTCCCCCGGGTGCGTCAGCTTCGCCAGCAGGGCCTGATCTGAGGGACTCAAACGGATGCCTGTGGTGCTTCTGGGTGTGGTGGCTCCGATGGGGGCGGTGATCGGGTTCGTGGGCTTCTTTCTGGGCTTGGCGGGTTGCTTGCGGGTCTTGGTGGTCACGGGGTCCAGTGTAGTTAGTGTGTGCAACATGTGTGCAACGCTGTCGTGTACAGCGGTCCGAGGCTCCACGAGGCTGACCCGTGAGCGCATTTTGAGCACAAATCGCGCATGAACCGAATGGATGTTCGGATATGGGAGTGGAGGAAAACCGGGGTCTGCCAGCGCATTTGCTAAACATCCCCGGTCGTGCTAGAGATTCGAAAAGGGTTCGATTCACCGGCGGCTCCACTGAGAAGGCCCGGTCCCGAGGGGCTGGGCCTTTTTTCATATCAAGGCCTCGATTCCGCGCGCTATTTCTCCGGGATTTGTCATCGAAATGAAAGT contains:
- a CDS encoding DMT family transporter; this translates as MTAIVLALIAALGYGVSDFVGGVASRRVAALRIVIVSYPLSVLLILLLVPLVRGHPDPAALGWGAAAGVASGLAVWWFYAALATGPMAVVSPLTAVLVAGIPVIIGLVTGERANPAAYVGIVCALIAVVLVSKESPDDVTEEITGGRELRFDRRVALLTVGSGIAFGFAFVFLHSSAGSGGLWPLVSSRLAATVVVWVAALATGHFRAPTGKPLRLAVYVSVLDVIANVAMLYAFHGSMLSLVSVIGSLYPAATVLLAMVLLGERVGPLQQIGMVLALGSVALIATA
- a CDS encoding helix-turn-helix domain-containing protein, with protein sequence MCSPTPEGVESGQEKKDPDLGFQAKGLVDMAGIYSNRTDLLDDFAELRRRLQASGPRQSKPSPAPRSSGGPKKQLASDEAATIVAKYEAGASMAQLKMEHHMAKRTVAKVLREAGVVVRPRGGQHRRSAS
- a CDS encoding type II toxin-antitoxin system PemK/MazF family toxin, with the translated sequence MIRAAIHQIDLGNNDRGREQRGRRYGIVLSEIDWSMVTVVPTSTNAQPSRFRPEIELMGKTTRLLVDQIRSLDTKYVHDLVGYLSQEEMGRLERATRLYLRL
- a CDS encoding UvrD-helicase domain-containing protein; translated protein: METELSQAQQAALRPEIRLIEACPGAGKTRAIVARYQSVAEQSLRGVALVSFTNAAISEANTRCGNRPHLAQAPNFIGTLDEFIRRYLVTPVVMRELGRSPRYVDSWDELPDDLKFVRHKDVGGAGLSLGSFHVNSTGVLAYPESAPLVDKRYVSELAKKGLSPSSLVQFASRRIVEYVTSGIYDPDQSRIKARSVLRDDRHAWLRSRLASRFEEIIVDEFQDCSIVDHQIIGSLESLGIRVVVVSDPDQAIYEFRHASPSSYVEYRSRLLADQTVTLSENYRSSPAICGLVSSLRSISRDPIISMRSSSPDNRHAESVYVVAGDHEFARRNFERLAGELAIEETERLVLAATRKGARELSGQFSMENYATKCSSRLVRNIAILRSGKSASMRSDAIASTEQIVLDSLRFPGNTKAATRKERIELAGLEPGQLRMIVAALVSASRDWDNSEAAVASVREVIGSELSNATIPVKQLSTRFRALETSDWSFWKKALTCAENVTSLPASHIHAVKGGEYDAVLLEIEDSPKGNREHILDLWRSPDTSEAKRVLYVGASRARRLLVLATPLRHLETLRAILEGAQLPVEYIEVDTYALIN
- a CDS encoding IS630 family transposase (programmed frameshift); its protein translation is MRYPQGGGLTAERRMLRERLRLEAADAFARGEDNAVIAHRLRVSVRSVQRWRQAWGSAGREALRSKGPASLPLLSDEQFQVLEHELAKGPAEHGWPDQKWTLARIKTVIGRRFHISYTIKGVSLLLHRHGWSRQQPARRAVERDDAAVATWVKDVWPHVKPPRRRSEPGSCSKTKPGSRLTPPTARTWAPRGHTPIVRVRGRTTRRISIAALTCYKPGHRSRLIWRPYRHDRNSSGRKSFAWTDYRDLLIAAHRQLGGPIVVCWDNLNTHLTAGMRRFVTGHDWLTVYQLPAYAPDLNPTEGIWSLLRRGRLANRIITDPDHLMRIVRSDLHRIGYHPNLIDGCLTATGLTPTPKRS